From the Exiguobacterium aurantiacum genome, one window contains:
- a CDS encoding helix-turn-helix domain-containing protein codes for MVHLADGVLLLSIERLKGERSERSLFHVLNGKRSATTLQDAFFYDLEPIFGLFPYTKYDYEKLLASFEKRGWLNRSSFTLTEAGKMLASPEAVSELFDRLGGEYRDYTTMTWKRLSLFVQTFMSLEHERTFYPVQADRLAERWVKQIVRTEREWQPLIRSFHQELETALEEVGDPYATAVVYRFTGAFETGYTYEQIAALLDVDARTARLYFLAGWNALLWKLPRDAKLLGFAHGLSSERMTLSARGSYEQFLAGRSFQQVQSQRRLRTSTIEDHVVEMAMYLDEFPLDQFVPLEQIKQVEQLRDESSWALKPIFEQVDGISYYQIRLVFARLKRGETFV; via the coding sequence ATGGTTCATTTAGCGGACGGGGTGTTGTTGCTTTCAATCGAGCGCTTGAAAGGTGAGCGCAGTGAACGCAGTTTGTTTCATGTGTTGAACGGCAAACGTTCGGCGACAACGCTGCAAGATGCCTTTTTTTATGACTTGGAACCGATTTTCGGATTGTTCCCCTATACGAAGTACGACTATGAAAAGTTGCTCGCTTCGTTCGAAAAGCGAGGCTGGCTCAATCGCTCAAGCTTCACGTTGACCGAGGCCGGCAAAATGCTCGCTTCCCCGGAGGCCGTCAGCGAGCTGTTCGACCGTCTCGGCGGTGAGTACCGGGACTACACCACGATGACGTGGAAGCGGCTCAGCTTGTTCGTTCAGACGTTCATGTCGCTCGAGCATGAGCGGACATTCTACCCGGTTCAGGCCGACCGGTTGGCCGAGCGTTGGGTCAAACAGATCGTTCGGACCGAGCGGGAGTGGCAACCGCTCATCCGTAGCTTTCATCAAGAGCTCGAGACGGCACTTGAGGAAGTCGGAGACCCGTATGCGACCGCCGTCGTCTATCGGTTCACGGGCGCGTTCGAGACAGGATACACGTATGAACAAATCGCGGCGCTCTTGGACGTCGATGCGCGGACAGCCCGGCTCTACTTTTTGGCCGGATGGAACGCCCTGCTGTGGAAGTTGCCGCGGGACGCCAAGTTGCTCGGCTTCGCTCACGGTCTATCGAGCGAACGGATGACGTTGTCGGCGCGGGGATCGTACGAACAGTTTTTGGCCGGCCGATCGTTCCAACAAGTCCAGTCACAGCGGCGGTTACGCACGAGCACGATCGAGGACCACGTCGTCGAGATGGCGATGTATTTAGACGAGTTCCCGCTCGATCAATTCGTTCCGCTCGAGCAAATCAAGCAAGTCGAACAGCTGCGTGACGAGTCGAGCTGGGCGCTCAAGCCGATTTTTGAACAAGTCGACGGAATCAGTTATTATCAAATCCGATTGGTGTTCGCACGATTGAAACGAGGTGAGACATTTGTTTGA
- a CDS encoding YpdA family putative bacillithiol disulfide reductase yields the protein MRDEVISLNKHAIVVGAGPCGLSAAIELERIGISCTVIERGNIVDAIYRYPTHQTFFSSANLLEIGDIPFICKDLKPRRQDALVYYREVVSRTGLDVQPFETVEAVVRTEDGFIVQSRHDRDGVKERQADYVILATGYYGRPRTLDVPGEELPHVTHYFKEAHPFYRQRVTVIGGKNSAVDAAIELEKAGAHVTVLYRGDGYSPSVKPWVLPTFDSLVRHDKVRLELEAEIVSIESHHVIYRQHGEEHRLETDHVLAMTGYLPDHGLFADAGVQVDEDTGVPAFDEATFETNVDGLFIAGVVAAGNDANKIFIENGRFHGQAIAETLRERNGVTT from the coding sequence ATGAGGGATGAGGTGATTTCATTGAATAAACATGCTATCGTCGTCGGCGCCGGACCGTGCGGACTGTCGGCTGCGATTGAACTCGAACGTATCGGGATCTCGTGCACGGTCATCGAGCGCGGCAATATCGTCGACGCCATCTATCGGTATCCGACGCATCAGACGTTCTTCTCGTCTGCCAATTTACTTGAAATCGGGGATATCCCGTTCATCTGTAAAGATTTGAAACCGCGTCGACAAGACGCGCTCGTCTATTATCGGGAAGTCGTCAGCCGGACCGGGCTCGACGTCCAACCGTTCGAGACGGTCGAAGCAGTGGTGCGTACCGAGGACGGCTTCATCGTCCAGTCACGCCATGACCGCGACGGTGTCAAAGAGCGTCAGGCCGACTATGTCATCTTGGCCACGGGCTATTACGGACGCCCTCGTACGCTGGACGTCCCAGGTGAGGAGTTGCCCCACGTCACGCACTACTTCAAAGAAGCGCACCCGTTCTACCGGCAACGCGTCACCGTCATCGGTGGGAAGAACTCTGCGGTCGATGCGGCCATCGAGCTTGAAAAGGCCGGGGCGCACGTCACCGTGCTCTATCGGGGCGACGGTTATAGCCCATCCGTCAAACCATGGGTCCTCCCGACGTTCGACTCGCTCGTCCGCCATGACAAGGTCCGTCTCGAACTCGAGGCGGAAATCGTGAGCATCGAATCGCATCACGTCATCTATCGTCAACACGGCGAAGAACATCGACTCGAAACCGACCACGTCCTCGCCATGACCGGCTACTTGCCCGACCACGGGCTGTTCGCCGATGCCGGAGTTCAAGTCGACGAGGACACCGGCGTGCCGGCGTTTGACGAGGCGACGTTCGAGACGAACGTCGACGGCTTGTTCATCGCCGGTGTCGTCGCCGCCGGAAATGACGCCAATAAAATTTTTATCGAGAATGGCCGCTTCCACGGCCAAGCGATTGCCGAGACGCTTCGGGAGCGCAACGGTGTGACAACGTAA
- a CDS encoding asparaginase — MNHLLLIHTGGTIAMSQSGSGHVMPSEVNPIDATLPKATDIANITTKHFSNIPSPHMTPEKMLELAQFINQQLTQDTYDGVVITHGTDTLEETAYFLQITLGAPVPIVLTGAMRSSNEVGSDGEFNLITALRVAQSDVARGKGVLVVFNGEIHSAFNVTKTHTSSVDTFKSVHFGNVGMVTKDHVLIYSQPTTKQPKMIPSITKRVAVLKVVAGMEPDLIEAVLALGYDGLVLEVLGQGNVPPSIVPALEMLVERMPVVIVSRCFNGIVQDVYGYVGGGQQLKEMGIIFSNGLNSQKARLRLLVELEAGSSQAVMEHSFSFQQ, encoded by the coding sequence ATGAATCATTTATTACTCATCCACACCGGCGGCACGATCGCCATGTCTCAATCGGGGTCGGGACATGTCATGCCGAGCGAGGTCAATCCGATTGACGCGACGTTACCGAAAGCGACCGACATCGCCAACATCACGACGAAACATTTCTCGAACATCCCGTCACCGCACATGACGCCGGAAAAAATGCTCGAGCTCGCCCAGTTCATCAATCAACAATTGACGCAAGACACGTACGACGGGGTCGTCATCACCCACGGGACCGACACGCTCGAAGAGACGGCCTATTTTTTACAAATCACGCTCGGCGCCCCGGTACCGATCGTCTTGACCGGGGCGATGCGCTCGTCAAATGAGGTCGGCTCGGACGGCGAGTTCAATCTTATCACGGCACTTCGGGTCGCCCAAAGCGATGTCGCACGCGGTAAAGGCGTGCTCGTCGTCTTCAACGGCGAGATCCATTCCGCCTTCAACGTCACGAAGACGCATACGTCCTCGGTCGACACGTTCAAGTCGGTCCACTTCGGGAACGTCGGCATGGTGACGAAAGATCACGTCCTCATTTACAGTCAACCGACGACGAAACAACCGAAGATGATCCCATCGATCACCAAACGGGTCGCGGTGCTGAAAGTCGTCGCCGGGATGGAGCCGGATTTAATCGAGGCCGTGCTCGCGCTCGGCTATGACGGACTCGTGCTCGAAGTGCTCGGGCAAGGGAACGTCCCACCGTCGATCGTCCCGGCGCTCGAGATGCTCGTCGAACGGATGCCTGTCGTCATCGTCAGCCGCTGTTTCAACGGAATCGTCCAAGACGTGTACGGTTACGTCGGTGGCGGTCAACAGCTAAAAGAGATGGGCATCATTTTCTCGAACGGCTTAAACTCACAAAAAGCGAGACTTCGTCTCCTCGTCGAACTCGAAGCGGGATCGTCCCAGGCGGTCATGGAACATAGCTTCAGCTTCCAACAATGA
- a CDS encoding RecQ family ATP-dependent DNA helicase, whose amino-acid sequence MRHLFEKTLKRVFGYDTFRPGQREVIDAVADGQDVLAIMPTGAGKSLTFQLPSYIKNDGLTIIVSPLLSLIEDQMLHIRERGERGVARLTSMETLEEKQDILNHLKRYRFLYLSPEQLAVPHVTRALARTKIQMLVVDEAHCISQWGHEFRPEYARLGELRKQLGSPQCMAVTATAPETVKRDIIEKLALFSPSQFVHSANRPEIRLIVERLESEDKMRRLSELVHDVPKPAVIYTATRREAEALALHLDDALFYHGGMSTEDRRLVQSQFLRDEVAIMVCTSAFGMGVNKDNVRSVIHYQIPATLEAYMQEIGRAGRDGEPAFAVLLYAEGDERIQQFLIDQQYPKDKDIRLAYLERDNGTSLAQLPRLLRLNEEDPVWGLLSQMLAERTLAEAIDWVKDRKQARYRQLGQMMDYALIKTCRRDYLLNYFSEQPVKQADCCDVCGEIVFPPSVQIVSKNVTDWKHRLSRIFSFD is encoded by the coding sequence GTGAGACATTTGTTTGAAAAGACGTTGAAGCGGGTGTTCGGCTATGACACTTTCCGTCCGGGACAGCGTGAGGTAATCGATGCGGTCGCCGACGGGCAAGACGTGCTCGCCATCATGCCGACCGGGGCCGGCAAGTCGTTGACGTTCCAACTCCCGTCTTATATTAAGAATGACGGGCTGACCATCATCGTGTCGCCGCTCTTGTCGCTGATCGAGGACCAGATGCTCCATATCCGCGAACGAGGTGAGCGCGGGGTGGCGCGATTGACGTCGATGGAGACACTTGAAGAGAAGCAGGACATCTTGAACCATTTGAAACGTTACCGCTTCTTATATTTATCGCCTGAACAACTCGCCGTGCCGCACGTGACGCGGGCGCTCGCACGGACGAAAATTCAAATGCTCGTCGTCGACGAGGCGCACTGTATCTCGCAGTGGGGGCACGAGTTCCGTCCTGAGTACGCGCGCTTAGGCGAGTTGCGCAAACAGCTCGGCAGTCCGCAATGCATGGCCGTCACCGCGACGGCCCCAGAGACGGTGAAACGGGATATCATCGAGAAGTTGGCGTTGTTCTCGCCATCGCAGTTCGTCCATTCAGCGAACCGTCCTGAGATTCGTCTGATCGTCGAACGCCTCGAATCAGAGGATAAGATGCGGCGGTTGAGTGAACTCGTCCACGATGTGCCGAAACCGGCCGTCATCTATACGGCGACCCGGCGTGAGGCCGAGGCGCTCGCCCTTCATCTCGACGATGCCTTGTTCTATCACGGCGGCATGTCGACCGAGGACCGCCGGCTCGTGCAGTCGCAATTCTTGCGAGATGAAGTCGCCATCATGGTATGTACGAGCGCGTTCGGGATGGGCGTGAATAAAGATAACGTCCGGTCGGTCATCCATTATCAGATTCCGGCCACGCTCGAGGCGTACATGCAAGAAATCGGACGTGCCGGACGGGACGGGGAACCGGCTTTTGCCGTCTTGCTCTATGCCGAAGGCGACGAACGCATCCAACAGTTTTTGATTGACCAACAATATCCGAAAGACAAAGATATCCGTCTCGCCTACTTGGAACGCGACAACGGCACGAGTTTGGCTCAGCTGCCACGCCTGTTGCGATTGAACGAGGAAGACCCGGTCTGGGGTTTGTTGAGTCAAATGCTCGCTGAGCGGACGCTTGCCGAGGCGATCGACTGGGTAAAAGATAGAAAGCAGGCCCGCTATCGCCAACTCGGACAGATGATGGACTATGCCCTCATCAAGACGTGTCGGCGGGATTACTTGTTGAACTATTTCTCGGAGCAACCGGTCAAACAAGCCGATTGTTGCGACGTCTGTGGGGAAATCGTTTTCCCGCCGTCGGTTCAAATTGTGTCTAAAAATGTGACAGATTGGAAACATCGTTTATCTCGTATCTTCTCCTTTGATTGA
- a CDS encoding adaptor protein MecA: MRFEKQTKEHLRVYLTASDLSTRGIAIDTIVGESGQDLWRELLETAEAEFGFMPQGTVDLNVTMFPRDGLVIDVQKVEAAVPDADQEQVEIRLTIDVIHHLIYQFDDIEDVINASVRLFPHMQDTDQGGALYHYDGHYYLHFVEVLKPDVEERLAAILSEYGRTTTVSPYVMMEYGKTIQTEQAVKQLYDTFA, from the coding sequence TTGAGATTTGAAAAGCAAACTAAAGAACATTTAAGGGTATATTTGACCGCGAGTGACCTTTCGACTCGAGGGATCGCCATCGATACGATCGTCGGAGAGAGCGGTCAAGACCTGTGGCGGGAATTGCTCGAGACCGCGGAAGCGGAATTCGGCTTCATGCCCCAAGGCACCGTCGACTTGAACGTGACGATGTTTCCGCGCGACGGTCTCGTCATCGATGTTCAAAAAGTCGAGGCGGCCGTCCCGGACGCGGATCAAGAACAAGTCGAGATTCGTCTGACGATTGATGTGATTCATCATCTGATTTATCAGTTTGACGATATCGAGGACGTCATCAATGCCTCGGTCCGTCTGTTCCCACACATGCAGGATACAGACCAGGGCGGAGCGCTCTATCACTATGACGGGCACTATTATTTACACTTCGTCGAAGTGCTCAAACCAGACGTCGAAGAGCGGTTGGCCGCCATCTTGTCGGAATACGGCCGCACGACGACCGTCAGCCCGTACGTCATGATGGAGTATGGCAAGACGATTCAAACTGAACAAGCCGTGAAACAGCTGTACGATACGTTCGCGTAA
- a CDS encoding ferredoxin encodes MAKFTIVDKDTCIACGACGAAAPDIFDYDDEGLAFNLMDDNTGTIEVPDELYEDLMDAFEGCPTDSIKVADESFDGDALKYE; translated from the coding sequence ATGGCAAAATTTACGATTGTTGATAAAGATACATGTATCGCATGTGGGGCCTGCGGAGCAGCCGCCCCAGACATCTTCGACTATGACGACGAAGGCCTCGCGTTCAACTTGATGGACGACAACACGGGCACGATCGAAGTCCCGGACGAATTGTATGAGGACTTGATGGACGCCTTCGAAGGGTGCCCAACCGACTCGATCAAAGTCGCGGACGAATCGTTCGACGGCGACGCGCTCAAGTACGAATAA
- a CDS encoding D-alanine--D-alanine ligase has translation MKVAVLYGGVSGEREVSLTSGKGMIEALEERGHEVVAIDFHPDRADELLTLQADVVVSALHGKYGEDGRVQSLLEMAGLPYTGSGVLASALAMDKARAKIIFAAAGIRIARDVLIETGDDIDVKIVEWGGEFPCVVKPAQEGSSNGLTIAMDEAMLREGIDKAFACDTAVLVEQYIKGRELTVPVLGNHGTEAALPVIEIIPKNEFYDYESKYSEGGSIHVCPAELPDALTEEVQTAAIKAHRALGCSGYSRSDFLVSEDGLAYILETNTLPGMTPLSLFPDSARAVGISYGELLERFIELALEK, from the coding sequence ATGAAAGTCGCGGTATTATATGGTGGTGTATCAGGTGAGCGGGAAGTATCGCTCACGAGTGGTAAAGGAATGATCGAGGCGCTCGAAGAACGCGGTCATGAGGTCGTGGCGATTGATTTTCACCCGGACCGGGCTGACGAACTGTTGACGCTTCAAGCCGATGTCGTCGTGAGCGCCCTGCATGGGAAATACGGAGAAGACGGACGCGTCCAGTCACTCTTGGAGATGGCCGGATTGCCATATACGGGATCGGGCGTCTTGGCGTCAGCACTCGCGATGGACAAGGCCCGCGCGAAAATCATTTTCGCCGCTGCCGGCATTCGGATCGCCCGTGACGTCCTCATCGAGACAGGAGACGACATCGACGTGAAAATCGTCGAGTGGGGTGGTGAATTCCCATGTGTCGTCAAGCCTGCCCAAGAAGGGTCATCGAACGGATTGACGATCGCGATGGACGAAGCGATGCTCCGTGAAGGGATTGATAAAGCGTTCGCGTGCGACACGGCCGTCTTGGTCGAACAATATATTAAAGGCCGTGAGTTGACGGTACCAGTCCTTGGGAACCACGGGACTGAGGCCGCGCTACCGGTCATCGAGATCATCCCGAAAAATGAGTTTTACGATTACGAGTCGAAGTATTCGGAAGGGGGATCGATTCACGTCTGTCCAGCCGAGTTGCCGGACGCGTTGACCGAGGAAGTTCAAACGGCTGCCATCAAAGCGCACCGTGCCCTCGGTTGCAGCGGTTATTCCCGCTCTGACTTCCTCGTCTCTGAAGATGGGCTCGCATATATTTTAGAGACGAACACGCTCCCGGGCATGACTCCGCTCAGCTTGTTCCCGGACAGCGCCCGCGCCGTCGGGATCTCCTACGGTGAGCTGTTAGAGCGATTCATCGAATTGGCACTTGAAAAGTAA
- a CDS encoding MerR family transcriptional regulator → MPKYSIKTVASLTGVNPTTIRAWERRYQFIVPSRTESGHRLYSDQDVEKIKWVVEKQREGLTVSQAIQQLHEAPKPKPARLYDEELMEGLLEALLSFDERKAHDLINRAFNTFSFEKVTKDIIGPLLMEIGTRWENGDITIAHEHFATAFLRARLSTLSLQMPMNPFLPRIICVCAPGEMHEIGLLFVTLYLRQYGYDVIFLGAGFPKEDLNVALHDIDAKCLIFSCTLTEHLEDLKEAMRFIQADHPELVIGAGGHAVSLHASEFESAFLGDTPEAWTEWLSTI, encoded by the coding sequence GTGCCGAAGTACTCCATTAAGACGGTCGCGTCGCTCACCGGCGTCAATCCGACGACGATTCGAGCGTGGGAACGCCGCTATCAATTCATCGTGCCGAGCCGGACCGAATCCGGTCATCGCTTGTATTCCGACCAAGACGTCGAAAAGATTAAATGGGTTGTTGAAAAACAACGCGAAGGCCTGACCGTATCCCAAGCGATCCAACAACTTCATGAAGCCCCGAAGCCGAAGCCTGCCCGTCTCTATGACGAGGAACTGATGGAGGGGTTGCTCGAGGCGTTACTTTCATTTGACGAACGCAAGGCGCACGATTTGATCAATCGTGCCTTTAATACATTCAGCTTTGAAAAAGTCACGAAAGATATCATTGGTCCGTTGTTGATGGAAATCGGGACACGTTGGGAGAATGGAGACATCACGATTGCGCATGAACACTTTGCGACCGCTTTTTTGCGGGCTCGCTTGTCCACTCTCTCGCTACAGATGCCGATGAACCCATTTTTACCGCGGATCATTTGTGTGTGTGCCCCGGGCGAGATGCATGAGATTGGCCTATTGTTTGTGACGCTTTATTTGCGCCAATATGGATACGACGTGATCTTCCTCGGTGCGGGCTTCCCGAAAGAGGATTTGAACGTGGCACTGCACGACATCGACGCCAAGTGTTTGATTTTCTCATGCACGTTGACGGAACATCTTGAGGATTTGAAAGAAGCGATGCGCTTTATCCAAGCCGACCATCCCGAACTTGTTATCGGGGCCGGCGGTCATGCCGTCAGCCTTCACGCCTCTGAGTTCGAATCGGCCTTCCTCGGAGATACGCCCGAAGCATGGACCGAGTGGTTGTCAACTATTTGA
- a CDS encoding Glu/Leu/Phe/Val family dehydrogenase, with the protein MITDQEKGHQKRKNILESTQEVIHEALDKLGYPEEMYELLKEPLRMLTVRIPVRMDDGSTKIFTGYRAQHNDAVGPTKGGIRFHPSVTEVEVKALSVWMSLKAGIVDLPYGGGKGGIVCDPREMSFREIERLSRGYVRAISQIVGPTKDIPAPDVFTNSQIMAWMMDEYSRIDEFNSPGFITGKPLVLGGSHGRETATAKGVAIMIREAALRRGIELKGARVVVQGFGNAGSFLSKFMHDAGAKVIAVSDAYGAIHDENGLDIPYLLDRRDSFGTISTLFKNTISNKEMLELDCDILVPAAIENQITEDNADNIKASIVVEAANGPTTNEATRILTERGILLVPDVLASSGGVTVSYFEWVQNNQGYYWTEEEVEEKLEKVLVHSFNTVYNTSSARKVDMRLAAYMVGVRKMAEASRFRGWV; encoded by the coding sequence ATGATTACGGATCAAGAAAAAGGTCATCAAAAACGAAAAAACATCCTTGAATCGACACAAGAAGTGATACACGAGGCGCTTGATAAACTCGGGTATCCAGAAGAGATGTACGAGCTCTTGAAAGAGCCGCTTCGGATGTTGACCGTCCGCATCCCGGTACGTATGGATGATGGATCGACAAAAATTTTCACAGGATATCGGGCGCAACATAACGATGCGGTCGGACCGACGAAAGGTGGCATTCGTTTCCACCCGAGCGTGACGGAGGTCGAAGTGAAGGCATTGTCGGTCTGGATGAGCTTGAAGGCCGGAATCGTCGACCTTCCTTACGGTGGCGGTAAAGGCGGAATCGTCTGTGATCCGCGTGAGATGAGTTTCCGTGAAATCGAACGATTGAGCCGTGGTTACGTGCGCGCCATCAGTCAAATCGTCGGACCGACGAAAGATATCCCAGCGCCGGATGTGTTCACGAACTCGCAAATCATGGCGTGGATGATGGATGAGTACAGCCGAATCGATGAATTCAACTCACCAGGTTTCATCACAGGTAAACCGCTTGTCCTTGGCGGCTCGCATGGACGTGAGACGGCGACGGCAAAAGGTGTCGCCATCATGATCCGGGAAGCGGCGCTGCGCCGCGGCATCGAATTGAAAGGGGCGCGTGTCGTCGTCCAAGGATTCGGGAACGCCGGAAGCTTCTTGTCGAAATTTATGCATGACGCCGGGGCGAAAGTGATCGCCGTCAGTGATGCGTACGGTGCGATCCACGATGAGAACGGCCTCGATATCCCGTATCTTCTCGATCGTCGAGATTCGTTCGGGACGATCTCGACGCTCTTCAAGAACACGATCTCGAACAAAGAAATGCTAGAACTCGACTGCGACATCTTGGTCCCGGCCGCAATCGAGAACCAAATCACCGAAGACAACGCTGATAATATTAAGGCATCGATCGTCGTCGAGGCCGCGAACGGACCGACAACGAACGAAGCGACCCGTATCTTGACGGAACGTGGCATCCTGCTCGTTCCGGACGTGCTCGCTTCGAGCGGTGGAGTGACCGTCTCATACTTCGAATGGGTCCAAAACAACCAAGGTTACTATTGGACGGAAGAGGAAGTGGAAGAGAAGCTTGAGAAAGTGCTCGTCCACTCGTTCAATACGGTATACAATACATCGTCGGCCCGTAAGGTCGACATGCGTCTCGCCGCCTATATGGTCGGTGTACGTAAGATGGCGGAAGCGTCTCGCTTCCGCGGTTGGGTATAA
- the cmk gene encoding (d)CMP kinase, with protein sequence MNKPLQIALDGPAGAGKSTIAKTLAKKLGYVYIDTGAIYRAVTYRALQDGVGLEDGPMLAAMIDKMDLRLVPSENGQRVFDGTEEVTDVIRTNDVTNNVSFVARQPEVRAALMDLQRDLASKGGIVMDGRDIGTHVLPGADLKVFMTATVEERARRRHEENVAKGLPSDLGQLQLEIALRDKRDSEREVAPLRQADDAHFLDTTELSIDGVVEAIEQLMKQVIER encoded by the coding sequence ATGAATAAACCGTTACAAATCGCATTAGATGGACCGGCTGGAGCCGGTAAGAGCACGATCGCGAAAACACTCGCCAAGAAATTAGGATACGTCTATATCGATACGGGCGCGATTTACCGCGCCGTCACGTATCGCGCGCTTCAAGACGGCGTCGGTCTCGAAGACGGGCCGATGCTCGCTGCCATGATCGACAAGATGGATTTACGTCTTGTGCCGTCTGAGAACGGTCAACGCGTATTCGATGGCACGGAAGAAGTGACTGACGTCATCCGGACGAACGACGTGACGAACAATGTCAGTTTCGTCGCACGCCAGCCTGAAGTACGGGCCGCACTTATGGATTTGCAACGCGACCTCGCGAGCAAAGGCGGGATCGTCATGGACGGCCGCGATATTGGGACGCACGTCTTACCGGGCGCCGACTTGAAAGTGTTCATGACGGCGACGGTCGAAGAACGGGCCCGCCGTCGCCACGAAGAGAACGTGGCGAAAGGCTTGCCGAGCGACCTCGGACAATTACAACTCGAGATCGCCCTCCGCGACAAGCGCGACTCGGAACGCGAGGTCGCTCCGCTTCGCCAAGCGGACGACGCGCACTTCCTCGACACGACTGAGCTGTCGATCGATGGGGTTGTCGAGGCGATCGAGCAGTTGATGAAGCAGGTGATTGAACGATGA
- a CDS encoding flagellar brake protein, giving the protein MLKVGQELRVEVEGRKEGKTKIAAINDQVVWIESPSETDTLKTFFLHEDESMRVYFFVGEEQLYAFDTVVTRRVSDAQLTLRYAFALPDEKKIKRVQRREYLRVPEMINVTVSAEDGQAFPSFETTSLDVSAGGMRVVANRAPVAVDESIIVSFHINDDRGVPQTFRVKSRLVRIHEQTAKQELSLCFEELSHRDQETILRYCFRAQLEARNRTGSVFSSR; this is encoded by the coding sequence ATGTTAAAAGTAGGTCAAGAGTTACGGGTAGAAGTTGAAGGGAGAAAAGAAGGGAAGACGAAAATCGCGGCCATCAATGACCAAGTCGTCTGGATCGAGTCCCCGAGTGAGACGGATACATTAAAGACATTCTTCTTGCACGAAGATGAATCGATGCGCGTCTATTTTTTCGTAGGAGAAGAACAACTGTATGCGTTCGATACGGTCGTGACGAGACGCGTGAGCGACGCGCAGTTGACGCTGCGCTACGCCTTCGCGTTGCCGGATGAAAAGAAAATCAAGCGCGTGCAGCGCCGCGAGTATTTACGGGTCCCGGAAATGATCAACGTGACCGTGTCCGCAGAAGATGGTCAGGCGTTTCCGTCGTTTGAGACGACGTCACTCGACGTATCGGCCGGCGGCATGCGGGTCGTGGCGAACCGGGCCCCGGTCGCGGTCGATGAGTCGATCATCGTCTCGTTCCATATCAATGATGACCGAGGCGTGCCGCAGACGTTCCGCGTCAAGAGCCGCCTCGTCCGCATCCATGAACAGACGGCCAAACAAGAGTTGTCGCTTTGCTTTGAAGAACTATCACACCGGGACCAGGAGACGATTTTGCGTTATTGCTTCCGAGCCCAGCTCGAAGCGAGAAACCGGACCGGCTCCGTATTTTCTTCACGATAA
- the prsW gene encoding glutamic-type intramembrane protease PrsW, whose amino-acid sequence MIAIALSAVAPGFALLSYFYLRHELEAEPLGYVIRSFVAGAILVFPIMFVQYAFVEEGVLVGPFWKAFVATALLEEFFKWFMIYYTIYIHKVFDDYYDGILYAVACSLGFATLENFLYLWVYDSIEIAIWRAVLPVSGHALFAVVMGFCLGRAKHSTHERFWLFTALMAATLLHGMFDYILLVEPMNKVPAVVYIVVLWMVALLLVRTANRSNHRQYK is encoded by the coding sequence ATGATTGCAATCGCCTTGTCTGCGGTTGCGCCAGGGTTCGCCCTTCTTTCCTACTTCTATCTCCGACATGAATTGGAAGCGGAACCGCTCGGCTATGTGATCCGTTCGTTCGTCGCCGGGGCCATTCTCGTCTTTCCGATCATGTTCGTGCAGTATGCGTTCGTGGAAGAAGGGGTGCTCGTGGGCCCGTTTTGGAAGGCGTTCGTGGCCACCGCGCTATTAGAAGAATTTTTTAAGTGGTTCATGATTTATTATACAATATACATACATAAAGTCTTTGATGATTACTACGACGGGATTCTCTATGCGGTCGCCTGTTCACTCGGCTTTGCCACGTTAGAGAATTTTCTATATTTATGGGTGTACGACTCAATCGAGATCGCGATTTGGCGTGCCGTGCTACCGGTGAGTGGACATGCGCTCTTCGCCGTCGTGATGGGATTTTGTCTCGGTCGGGCCAAACATTCCACCCATGAACGGTTCTGGCTGTTCACGGCGCTCATGGCGGCGACACTGTTGCACGGCATGTTCGACTACATCTTGCTCGTCGAACCGATGAACAAAGTGCCGGCCGTCGTCTATATCGTCGTACTTTGGATGGTCGCGCTCTTACTCGTGCGGACCGCCAATCGCTCCAATCATCGCCAATACAAATAG